The Rhinopithecus roxellana isolate Shanxi Qingling chromosome 14, ASM756505v1, whole genome shotgun sequence genome includes a window with the following:
- the C14H2orf88 gene encoding small membrane A-kinase anchor protein isoform X1, with protein sequence MRGANPRGARGGRGGDGRRRGREPKRSRRTPRPPHAATWLSRAPARRRRRCPGSWTALCPRRASAAARPEASKPPSHCSAAPGASETRPGPDRRLPPGSARLSGRAMGAQLPGDV encoded by the coding sequence ATGCGGGGCGCAAACCCGCGAGGAGCGCGCGGCGGGCGCGGCGGCGACGGCAGGAGGAGGGGCCGGGAGCCCAAGCGCAGCCGAAGGACGCCCCGTCCTCCACATGCTGCCACTTGGCTGAGCCGGGCGCCGGCGAGAAGGCGGCGCCGTTGCCCTGGCAGCTGGACTGCACTTTGCCCCCGCCGGGCCTCAGCTGCCGCCCGCCCAGAGGCCAGCAAGCCCCCCTCACACTGCAGCGCCGCCCCGGGAGCTTCGGAGACCCGCCCCGGGCCTGATCGCAGGCTGCCTCCGGGGTCCGCACGGCTGTCCGGACGTGCCATGGGCGCGCAGCTGCCAGGCGATGTGTAA